One window from the genome of Bacteroidota bacterium encodes:
- a CDS encoding DMT family transporter has translation MPPDPRLKGYSLALLATLAGSTVYIFSKAALNQVSLAQFGVYWFAFAIFWNVLYALRLPKFRAFPLIRGHSLRMLMLIGIIELIATGAFYAAIRTSENPAIPSFLRNMEYIFVTLMGVMILKERFTIMELIGVILTFSGALVISYNRELTLTSFITGTSGFMLLSTSFYGVRTIMVKTHIRALTPSILAINRALFLFTTAFLILMIRGESLEIPTRVMVNIAIGSFFGPFLTSIGQYSALKYIEASRLAILQSTTAMFVLIGAYLIFGRFPLGYQLAGGAMTIAGPMWLL, from the coding sequence ATGCCTCCTGATCCGCGCCTTAAAGGCTACTCCCTGGCTTTGCTGGCAACGCTTGCCGGTTCTACGGTTTACATCTTCAGCAAAGCCGCCCTGAACCAGGTCAGCCTGGCGCAATTCGGAGTGTACTGGTTTGCTTTCGCCATTTTTTGGAATGTGCTGTATGCGTTACGCCTGCCGAAATTCAGAGCCTTTCCCCTGATCAGGGGCCATTCTCTCAGGATGTTGATGCTGATCGGAATTATTGAGCTGATTGCTACAGGAGCATTCTATGCGGCAATCAGAACATCTGAAAACCCTGCCATCCCTTCCTTCCTGAGAAATATGGAGTATATTTTCGTGACCCTCATGGGAGTTATGATCCTGAAGGAAAGATTTACCATCATGGAACTGATCGGCGTTATTCTGACGTTTTCCGGGGCATTGGTTATCAGTTACAACAGGGAACTGACCTTGACTTCATTTATAACCGGAACATCCGGATTTATGCTGCTTTCAACATCGTTTTACGGGGTGAGGACCATTATGGTAAAAACCCATATCCGTGCACTCACCCCGAGCATCCTTGCGATTAACCGGGCACTTTTCCTGTTTACGACTGCTTTTCTGATCCTGATGATCCGCGGTGAGTCACTTGAAATCCCGACCCGGGTTATGGTAAATATCGCTATCGGTTCGTTTTTCGGACCATTTCTAACTTCAATCGGACAATACAGCGCCCTGAAATATATTGAAGCATCACGGCTTGCCATTTTACAAAGCACTACAGCTATGTTCGTCCTTATTGGTGCTTACCTGATCTTCGGACGCTTTCCGCTGGGATATCAGCTTGCTGGTGGTGCAATGACTATCGCAGGACCTATGTGGCTGCT